Proteins co-encoded in one Gossypium arboreum isolate Shixiya-1 chromosome 11, ASM2569848v2, whole genome shotgun sequence genomic window:
- the LOC108473148 gene encoding heavy metal-associated isoprenylated plant protein 46-like — translation MKQKMVVKVTMKGEKSRSKALKIVVGLSGVESASLKGDDKSQIEVTGDGVDAVKLTSLLRKGVGYAELVSVSAADKKDDKKDETKLPPPFYYYQCQPVPPYGYVENYGPSCSIL, via the exons ATGAAG caaAAGATGGTAGTGAAGGTTACCATGAAGGGCGAGAAATCCCGCTCTAAGGCGTTGAAAATTGTAGTTGGTCTCTCAG GGGTGGAGTCGGCTTCGTTGAAAGGCGATGACAAGAGCCAAATAGAGGTAACAGGGGATGGTGTGGATGCAGTTAAGCTAACCAGTCTGCTAAGGAAGGGCGTGGGGTACGCCGAGCTGGTCAGCGTCAGTGCCGCTGATAAGAAGGATGATAAGAAAGACGAGACGAAGCTACCGCCACCCTTCTACTATTATCAGTGTCAACCGGTGCCTCCGTACGGATACGTCGAAAACTATGGACCCTCTTGCTCCATCTTGTAA